A segment of the Macrobrachium rosenbergii isolate ZJJX-2024 chromosome 8, ASM4041242v1, whole genome shotgun sequence genome:
TACCGAAGTTTAAGAGGAGAGAAAGTTCCCGTCAGCCCCCAAGAATTTGTCTGAGGCAGCGGCGTGCCGAAAACACCACGGGAAGTTCATCGACTAACCGagaagaggtatatatatatatatgaagcctcTTCGGCAGCACTACTCTGCAGAGTGATGGAAGTAAGTGCCTTTACCTGGGAGacagttgtgagagagagagagagagagagagagatcggccactgctaaaaaaattgcatttttctttattcattggcATTACACAGTGGAGACGGACAGGCAGGGAGATAGACGGAGCaactgtatgtgagagagagagagagagagagagagagagagagagagagagagagagagagagagagagagaggccttttgtagttttttatctttttcacaatgaatgagagagaacaaggagagaataataaaaacaatattattattattatattactattattattattattattattattattattattattattattattattattattattattattccagtcgatgaaacccattcacatggaacaagcccaccaaagggaccactgacttgaaacccaagcttccaaagaacgttggtttcaacctcccaccgcagcagacaccccaacactgcagcagtaactgatcatgatacaaagtcagtgatttttcatcgccctgggcgagacgcgaacccgcccccgccccccccgcaAGCAAactctaagtaatgcctacagtgcacccacgtgatatgcactgacggcactaacccccaagtatattattattatatacctgatgcaatcgaggtttctgtatgagccgcggcccatgaagctttcagccacgggccggtggtggcctgtcctatagcgttgccagacgcacgattatggctaactttaaccttatatctaataaaaactactgaggctagagggctgcaatttggtatgtttgatgattggagggtggatgatcaaaataccaatttgtagccctctagcctcactagtttttaagaactgagggcggagagaaaaagtgcggacggacagacaaagtaatCTCATTAGCTTTGTTTTACAGACAACTGAAAATGACTATAATATTTAATCTTGATTCCTGACATATTCTTCATTAACCTTTGCTTGAATTCGCTTGATAAAGCAGTGCTTCTCGCCGTGACAATATTTTCTCATGAGACACATTCTgacagaactgaaaataaaatagaaggaaatacatgaaacggaaattaattaatttcattcagaACAACGGAGATATTCAGGATTATCTTGCATATTTCGTAGATGAACAAAGGAAATATCCGGATATTGCTTAGTTTCATTCTGCACAATGCACACTTTCAAGATTTTCACAAGAACTTTtctttcccgggcagtgccgttATTCAGGAATATGAAATAGTAAATGCTCTTTCCTTCACATCCACAGGAAGAGGTCAAAAAATGATTAGAACAAGGTTATTGATGCATAATAATCGTTAAATTCGTGCAACTGGGACTTCAGAAGCTCAAGGgaaggtgcaatacattactactctgacactattctccttgcatttaaaatatttttatctattcatctatttattaatttaatattttttttttcttttttaatgagtggggtctcctctttctgtatttcattttacttcctcttacttcttcctaatggacaccataatattctttggaagactgaatttcaagtcagtggcccctgtggtgggcttgttccaaatgaataggtctcatcttctgaataataataataataataataataataataataataataataataataagaaaaacctcTATCATGTTCATaaaaagggtccacaataatacaaTTGATAAAGGCTCgtgtaaaactttataaaagcttttgaacccTTCTCTGGGTCCATTTTGACTGAAGACAAACCCAGAGAAAGGTTcgaaagtttttataaattttacaagactctttaacaattatattattgtggaccctttagaacaacaataataataataataataataataataataataataataataataataataataataataataataataatatttcctttaaCTACAATGCATTCAATGACATTGTTAAAATTACGCTAAAGGCAGTTCACCATACACATTCGAAGTTTCGCTTGAATGTCTCATAATGAATTGATGAGGTCTGATTGCAAATCAGGGTGGCAAATACCCCAACTCAGGCAAATGCAGTTTCATTATCGCGTCCTCTTAATAGCAAGAGGGGCGCTTGAGAAAAACGGATCTGGAataactcattaactttacatAATGTTATTCTCTAATTGTCataagttatttttagttttctgtaaaagaaagctattgtgccggctttgtctgtccgtcggcactttaatctgtccgccctcagatcttaaaaactactgaggctagagggctgcaaattggtatgttgatcatccaccctccaatcatcaagcatgtcaaattgcagccctctagcttcagtagtttttatcttatttaaggttaaaatttagccataatcgtgcttctggcaacgatataggatgagcCACCACCtgatcgtggttaaagtttcatgggccgcggctcatacagaccaccgaaagatagattatttTCGGTGGACCACCTGTTGAAAGAAAACTAGATTCCGAGGAATTTTCGgggcattttgtacttgttttttttttttatacaaaacatcaaGCGAACCCTGACCTGATGACAATTTTGATGGAAGtccttagttatttttttttatatttgatgttttaaATTAAATCAGGTTTTCGGAGCTGTACTAATAtcatgatatgaaaaaaaaataaaaaaaaaaacattaaatgcgCTGAattttcttcggggcaatcgagttttctgtacagccgctacagcgtataaccaaagccaccgaaaacagatctatctttcggtggtcttggtataatgctgtatgaaccgcggcccatgaaactctcagccggtcgtgttggcctgtgttgttgcgttgccagaagcacgattatggctaactttaaccttaaataaaataaaaactactgaggctagagggctgcaatttggcatgtttgatgatcggaggtggatgatcaacataccaatttgcagccctctagtcttagtagtttataagaactgagggcggacagaaaagtctTGAAATTACTGACTGCAGTTACGAAGCATTTCGCAACTGACATCTTCATGAACCGAATCTCCACAAAGAgcgaataaagaaaacagaaatctgtaaaaagaaataaaatgatttctgatgtcgtgcaactggaactttggaagttcaagcgaaggtgcaatgcattactaccctaatactattcttctgcattttaatacttttttattaaatgtttagtcttttattaatttatttttttccttttttgacaaGTGGgacctcctctttctgtatttccctttacttcctcttacttcttcctaatgaagaccataatctttggaagcttgaatttcaagtcagtggcccctttggtggctcggtccatatgaatgggtttcacctactcaataataataataataataatatatattaataataataagcttgaatgataatcaataataatgggcctaataataatgaataggtgtcatcttgaataagcttaataataataataataataataataataataataataataggtgtaataataataataataataataataataataataataataataataataataataataataataataataataatacattctttagaagcttgaatttcaaatcaatggttCATTTTGgtggcttggtccatatgaataggtttcacctactcaataataataataataaaataataataataataataataataataataataataataataataatacattctttaTATTTCAAATCAATGATTCCTTTTGgtggcttggtccatatgaatgggtttaataataataataataataataataataattaataataagaaacagACTATTAAGTCACTACAGGTCCTGCGATCTCGTCACAGATACTCCAAAAATAACTTCCTAGGAACTATAATTAACCCAAGTGACGTCAGCCATCGATAAGTAATTATAACTTTAGCGTAACTGTCTTCGTGTTTGCTTGGCCAATCAAGGCATTAGCATATTAACAGCAGGGCCTTATCGAGGGAAGCAGGTTGCGGATTTCTGCTTGAAGCAAGCACGATTaacgtgaggaggaggaggaggagccgagCCATGGAGAAGGAAGGCTTTTTTTTAATGCTCCTCGTCCTTCATGGGAAGCCCTTGTACTGGTTTGGATATTATCAACTGGTTCATGGGGAGCCCTTGTACCGGTTGGGACATTATCAACTGGTTCATAGGAAGCTCTTGTGCTGGTTGGGACATTAGCAACTGGTTCATGGAAGCCCTTGTACTGGTTGGGACATTATCAACTGATTCATGGCAAGCCCTTGTACTGGTTGGGACATTACCAACTGGTTCATGGGGAGCCCTTGTATTGGTTGGTACATTATCAACTGGTTCATGGCAAGCCCTTGTACTGGTTGGGACATTACCAACTGGTTCATGGGGAGCCCTTGTATTGGTTGGTACATTATCAACTGGTTTATGGCAAGCCCTTGTACTGGTTGGGACATTACCAACTGGTTCATGGGGAGCCCTTGTACTGGTTGGGACATTATCAACTGGTTCATAGGAAGCTCTTGTGCTGGTTGGGACATTAGCAACTGGTTCATGGAAGCCCTTGTACTGGTTGGGACATCATCAATGGTTCATGGGAAGCCCTTGTACTGGTTTGGATATTGCCAACTGGTTCATGGCAAGTCCTTGTACTGGTTGGGACATTATCAACTGGTTCATGGCAAGCCCTTGTACTGGTTGGGACATTATCAATTGGTTCATGGGAAGCCCTTGTACTGGTTGGGACATTTTCAACTGGTTCATGGGAAGCCCTTGTACTGGTTGGGACATTTTCAACTGGTTCATGGGAAGCCCTTGTACTGGTTGGGACATTTTCAACTGGTTCATGGCAAGCCCTTGTACTGGTTGGGACATTATCAACTGGTTCATGCTAAGCCCTTGTACTGGTTGGGACATCATCAATGGTTCATGGGAAGCACTTGTACTGGTTGGGACATTATCAACTGGTTCAGGGGAAGCCCTTGTATTGATTCGGACATTATCAATTGGTTCACAGCAAGCCCTTGTACTGGTTGGGACATTTTCAACTGGTTCATGGCAAGCCCTTGTACTGGTTGGGACATTATCAATTGGTTCACAGCAAGCCCTTGTACTGGTTGGGACATTATCAACTGGTTCATGGCAAGCCCTTGTACCGGTTGGGACATTATCAATTGGTTCAGGGTGAGCCCTTGCACTGGTTGGGACATTATCAATTGGCAAGTGAATCGGATGAGAACCaatgacaaaattattattattattattattattaattattattattattattattattaagtaaagtcaattattcagaggatgaaagctattcatatggaacaagcccatcactgacttgaaatttatcaaagaataaaaaccaaaaataaaattaataaatagatatagataaaaaaagtattaaaatgcatgaagaatagtattagggcagcaatgcattgcaccttcgcttgaacttctgaaattccaattgcaagacatcctctgaGGGGAGgctcttccacagtccaacggcgtgaggaatgaAGGGCCTCAGGAACTCtggggaagttcgacagcgaggcaaaacatttactgcatactggtgcttcagctgttcagagaatctgatttcggcaggaaaatgggatcagggatcaactgtgaatgtgaaagattcgTCATAACCAAAATAAACCAAACTGTTTCAGTTTAGAAGTAtgatttcatatgtatatgtatacacatacacacacccttaTACCAGGCAAAGAAAGGAACAGATTACTCTCCTCCAACATATTTAATTGGAGGAAAAAGAAGCAAGTAATAAACGGACATTATTCTGCATCAACTTCGCAATAATTAGAGCTCGCTGCGCTGTTAATGAATTGGAAGGCTATGCAAGAGCGTGCGCTGATTCTTAATGGTCTGTAATGACTTTGCATTCATGGCCAAATAaataaccctgagagagagagagagagagagagagagagagagagagagagagagagagagagataagggggatagaaagaaagagagataaaggagagaaagataagggagagagagacagagagagataaggaagaaagagagagagagagagagagagagattaagggagagagagagagagagagatatgggaagaaagagaaaagagagattgaagagacaaagagagagagagagagagagagagagagagagagagagagagagagactaaacagtTCCCTTTCCCGTTTTACGCTCTCAGTCTTCGTTAACTGCAAGAaatcttttctcttcttccctgAAGCTTAGTGAAGTAAGCACAGGGTCAGAGTCCCAATTCGGACGCATTTCGcctggatttttttctttcatcgctTATACCTCTTTTGATTTTCCATATGTTTTCAAGTTCTATGTCTCGATCTACTCATAAATGATTGTATTTCCATATGTTTCAATCCGAATTGAATTATCATTAACAGTCTTTGAGTTATTGAGCGATAAATTCGAGGCGTCTGCATTATGTTCATGGCCTCATGAAGACCTACCTACGCCAGCATATGATATTGTTCACATTCTAAATCACGTTTAATACGCCAGGTCAAAGTGTctaaattaatattactattttagATCCATAACAAAAACAATCAAGCAAACAGGTGGAATGAAAACACAGCTGAAATGAATGGTCTCTAGAACTAAATTGCATTGCACGTACAATTAAAACTGTGCTGGCATAATGTTTGCCATACTCTGCAAATAACTAACTTGGCTTTGGTGCATACAAGGTCATTCACTATACAGCATACGAGAATAATtacacgtttattattattattattattattattattattattattattattattattattattattttccagtagatgaaacctattcacatggaacaagcccaccaaattcaaattgaaattcaagtttccaaagaatattggtttcaacctcccaccgcagcagacacccCAACACTGccgcagtaactgatcatgacacagagccagtgatttttcatcgccctgggggagacgcgaaccccccgcgacatctgagtggcatgccacgacactaaccactacgcCAGcgtaagagagaagaagagaaagcgaGGTTCTACAGTGATACAGAGGAAATATCACAGAGAAATGATGAAGATTTTCTATGCGTGGACAGAAAATCACCCTCACCCAAACATTGTTTGGTGCGAATGACAtacttcatttttatctatttatctatttattaattaatttattttttcatctttaataagtgggatctcttctttcagtatttcactTTACCCCCTCTTACTtcgtcctaatgaacaccataatctttggaagcttgaatttcaagtcagtggcccctttggtgggcttgttccatatgaataggtttcatcttcttaataataataataataataataataataataataataataataataataataataataataacaagtttgACGACTCTCTTTCTGACTTGCAGTGAGACATGCGACAAAGGCTCCCCAGTAGTGTGTTAACATCAGTGTAACCACAATATACTTCTTTTCCTGTGCCATTACAGTGCAagagatgatgttaaaaaatatcatattaatcagagaagaggaaggtctggTAAAGCGAGATTTAAAggtataaatgcacacacacacaaacacacacgcatatatatatatatatatatatatatatatatatatatatatatatatatatatatatatatatatataatatatatatataaacaatcaacacacaatcacgtgtggaacagaaatacatttctgacttacatcaggatcgaacccaggcctcgCCTTTTCAATTGTAAGACCTGGGTTCAGGatcctactgtatatatatatatatatatatatatatatatatatatatatatatatatatatatatatatataaatatatggtcaggatcctatatgtatatatatatatatatatatatatatatatatatatatatatatatatatatatataatatacatacatacatacgcaaacgTACTCTTGTAATGTGTACCCTTCAGCAACTGACTCGTAAATAAATCTCTTCCAGACTTATAACTTCCTTTTTATCAGTTCTCTTCTGATCCAAAGTTACGTTAAGAAAGTTATCAATTTATGGCTCTCGTTAAGTTCAACAtcctgacatttttttattcttaaatctttTGCACTTCAAAGAGAATATTGGCTTTTGTTTTTACGATACCGAGTTCTttgtcactttttagttttcggtacaagaaaactattgtgccggctttgtctgtccgtccgcactttattctgtccgcactttcttctgtccgccctcagatcttacaaactactgaggctagagggctgcaaattgg
Coding sequences within it:
- the LOC136841113 gene encoding uncharacterized protein — protein: MADARAHPEPIDNVPTGTRACHEPVDNVPTSTRACCEPIDNVPTSTRACHEPVENVPTSTRACCEPIDNVRINTRASPEPVDNVPTSTSASHEPLMMSQPVQGLSMNQLIMSQPVQGLAMNQLKMSQPVQGLPMNQLKMSQPVQGLPMNQLKMSQPVQGLPMNQLIMSQPVQGLAMNQLIMSQPVQGLAMNQLAISKPYKGFHEPVANVPTSTRASYEPVDNVPTSTRAPHEPVGNVPTSTRACHKPVDNVPTNTRAPHEPVGNVPTSTRACHEPVDNVPTNTRAPHEPVGNVPTSTRACHESVDNVPTSTRASMNQLLMSQPAQELPMNQLIMSQPVQGLPMNQLIISKPVQGLPMKDEEH